The genomic region TTTGAAAATTTTATAATTAACCTTAAAACTAAATTAAAAATTGATGAATCAAGAAGGTTTAAGGGCAGATATAAAATTTCTCAGAATGGAATTTCTGTTATTTGTGAGGATTCTAAAAAGGAATTTTTTGTTGAATTTAGCAATATAGATTCCGCAAAAATTGCAATTACTTATGAATTATTAAAAACCAAAGGCGTTATTAATTAAGATAAACTAGGAGATACTATGGCTAACACTTCATTTTCAATTACTGGTGGCTTGGAAATTATCCAAGTAGCAGAATCAGTAGCTAGAGAAAAAAACCTCAAGAGGGATATTGTTATTTCAGCTTTAGAGGCAGCAGTTGTTTCAGTTGCTCGCAAAAAATATGGTCACGATCTTAAAATAAAAGCTCAAATATCTGAAAAAGATGGTTCAATCAAAATCTTCCGTGAGCTTGATGTGGTTGAAAATGCTGAAGATACTAATACGCAAATTGAACTGAAATTTGCAAAAAAGAAAAATCCCGATGCAGAAATTGGTGATACTATAACTCAAGAATTACCACCGATTGATTTCGGAAGGGTTGCAGGGCAAACCTTCAAGCAAGTTTTAATGCAAAAAATTCGTGATGCTGAAAGAGAGAGAGAATATGATGAATTCAAAGATAGAGTTGGAGAAATTGCCTCTGGCACAATTGAAAGAATTGAAAACAATGGCGATTTAGTTATCAATTTTGGTAGAACTGAAACTATCCTTCCTAAAAACCAGCTTATCCCTAGAGAAAATTATCGCAAAGGCGACAGAATCAGGGCTTATATAAGCGATGTTCGTAGAGAAAGAAAAGGCCCACAAATCTTCCTCTCTAGAAGATCAAATGAGTTTTTGGCGGCCTTATTTGCACAAGAAGTTCCTGAAATTTATGATGGTATAGTTAAAATTAGTGCGGTTGCGCGTGATCCAGGCTCTCGTGCCAAAATTGCAGTATATTCTGAAGATTCATCAGTTGATGCAGTTGGCTCATGCATTGGCCCAAGAGGTAGCAGGGTTACTTCAGTTTATAATGAACTTCAAGGCGAAAAAATTGATATTATTGAATGGTCAAATGATTTAGCAACGCTTGCAGTTAATGCAATCGGTTCAAAAACCAAAGATTCAATAGTTGAAGTTGTAAAAATAGTTATTGATGAAGATAATCACAAAATAATTGCCGTTGTGCCTGATGAAAACCTATCAATTGCAATTGGCAGAAGGGGTCAAAATGTTCGCTTAGCCTCTGAGCTTATTGGCTGGAATATTGATATTATCTCTGAAAGTGATGACGCAACTCGATCCGTAGAAGAGTTTAACAGGCTTACTAAACTTTTCTCTGAAAATCTTAATGTTGAGGAAGTTATCGGCCAATTACTTGCATCTGAAGGCTTTACAAATATTGAAGAAGTTGCATTCGTTGAAAAAGATGAACTTCTTAGCATTGAAGGCTTTGAAGAAGAGCTTGTTGATGAGCTTCAAAAGCGTGCGAATGAATATCTGCAAAATAACCCTAAAGATGAATCTTCTGTTAAAACTAATAACCAAAAACAAAGCAAAAATAATAAAAAAGGCTTGCTTGGCATTAATGGCGTTACAAGTGAAGTTGCTGGCTTATTAATCAAAAAAGGTATCAGGGAAGTTGAAGATTTAGCTGAACTTGACTCTGATGAACTTCTTGAAATCACTGA from Rickettsiales bacterium harbors:
- the nusA gene encoding transcription termination factor NusA; protein product: MANTSFSITGGLEIIQVAESVAREKNLKRDIVISALEAAVVSVARKKYGHDLKIKAQISEKDGSIKIFRELDVVENAEDTNTQIELKFAKKKNPDAEIGDTITQELPPIDFGRVAGQTFKQVLMQKIRDAEREREYDEFKDRVGEIASGTIERIENNGDLVINFGRTETILPKNQLIPRENYRKGDRIRAYISDVRRERKGPQIFLSRRSNEFLAALFAQEVPEIYDGIVKISAVARDPGSRAKIAVYSEDSSVDAVGSCIGPRGSRVTSVYNELQGEKIDIIEWSNDLATLAVNAIGSKTKDSIVEVVKIVIDEDNHKIIAVVPDENLSIAIGRRGQNVRLASELIGWNIDIISESDDATRSVEEFNRLTKLFSENLNVEEVIGQLLASEGFTNIEEVAFVEKDELLSIEGFEEELVDELQKRANEYLQNNPKDESSVKTNNQKQSKNNKKGLLGINGVTSEVAGLLIKKGIREVEDLAELDSDELLEITESEGVDRTLANSMIMEARRKLGWFRDEKKKVG